In the Phaeobacter gallaeciensis genome, one interval contains:
- the hisI gene encoding phosphoribosyl-AMP cyclohydrolase yields the protein MQKVFAMSSATTQSFDPASLRYDANGLIPCIAQDHDSNEVLMMAWMNAESVARTLETGKVTYWSRSRQSFWVKGESSGHVQELVDLRLDCDRDCLLAVVRQTGPACHTNRRSCFYTAVREGEEVELMAPMV from the coding sequence ATGCAAAAGGTTTTTGCCATGTCCAGCGCGACCACACAGTCCTTTGATCCCGCAAGCCTGCGTTACGACGCAAACGGGCTGATCCCCTGTATCGCGCAGGACCACGACAGCAATGAGGTGCTGATGATGGCCTGGATGAACGCCGAAAGCGTCGCGCGCACGCTGGAGACGGGCAAGGTAACCTATTGGTCGCGTTCGCGGCAGTCGTTCTGGGTCAAGGGTGAAAGCTCGGGCCACGTGCAGGAGCTGGTGGATCTGCGACTGGATTGTGACCGGGATTGCTTGCTTGCTGTCGTGCGCCAGACCGGACCGGCTTGCCACACCAACCGGCGCAGCTGTTTCTATACCGCTGTGCGGGAAGGGGAAGAGGTCGAACTGATGGCGCCCATGGTCTGA
- the gluQRS gene encoding tRNA glutamyl-Q(34) synthetase GluQRS, which translates to MTFRTRFAPSPTGPLHLGHAYSAIIAHDMARAAGGAFLLRMEDTDLQRSKPEWDAAIIEDLTWLGLRWDEPILRQSEHLNDYNKYLKAFESMGFLYPCSCSRGDIRAALSAPQEGVSHDVYPGTCKNRPMSDRKPGDALRLHLDRALSRLKGQNVTFEETGAAHKGTHHLDPERALQEIGDVVLSRKGEEIIAYFLASALDDVHQEITHVVRGEDLFDFTQLQVLLLTLLELPVPIYHHHRLIRDEAGKRLAKRDDARAIAKYRAEGATPQDIRRMVGLG; encoded by the coding sequence ATGACATTTCGCACCCGTTTTGCGCCCTCGCCCACCGGCCCGCTGCACCTGGGCCATGCCTATTCCGCGATCATTGCTCATGACATGGCCCGCGCCGCCGGAGGCGCCTTCCTGCTGCGCATGGAGGACACCGACCTGCAACGGTCGAAACCGGAATGGGACGCAGCCATTATCGAAGATCTGACCTGGCTGGGCCTTCGCTGGGACGAGCCTATTCTGCGCCAGTCAGAGCATCTGAACGACTATAACAAATACCTCAAAGCCTTTGAGAGTATGGGTTTTTTATATCCCTGCTCCTGCAGCCGTGGAGATATCCGCGCCGCCCTATCCGCACCGCAGGAGGGTGTCAGCCACGACGTCTATCCCGGCACCTGCAAGAACCGCCCCATGTCGGATCGCAAACCGGGTGATGCGCTGCGGCTGCATCTTGACCGCGCGCTTTCCCGCCTCAAAGGCCAGAACGTGACCTTCGAAGAAACCGGCGCGGCGCATAAGGGCACACACCATCTGGATCCTGAGCGCGCCCTGCAGGAAATCGGCGACGTGGTTCTGTCGCGTAAAGGCGAAGAGATCATCGCCTATTTCCTGGCCTCGGCGCTGGACGACGTGCATCAGGAGATCACCCATGTGGTACGGGGCGAGGATCTGTTCGACTTCACCCAGCTACAGGTCCTGCTACTGACGCTGCTGGAGCTGCCCGTCCCCATCTACCACCATCACCGCCTGATCCGTGACGAGGCAGGCAAGCGCCTCGCCAAACGCGACGATGCCCGAGCCATCGCAAAATACCGCGCCGAAGGCGCAACACCGCAGGACATCCGCCGCATGGTGGGCCTTGGCTGA